Proteins from one Amycolatopsis benzoatilytica AK 16/65 genomic window:
- a CDS encoding LLM class flavin-dependent oxidoreductase, producing the protein MFEGWTLLSAPAAQTRRLRLGRPLPAGPAKIAAGVDVLSGGRLELGIGAATHAVGSLAEACTVIRRLRTEAEPFDFPGGCHRLTGAFCNPKPVQRPHSLVVIGGRAEAVAEHVDRWNFPVATSRRRPRAAGRWTGRVLRSPDPSCCPSPATSPTTSGRQPASSSA; encoded by the coding sequence ATGTTCGAGGGCTGGACACTGCTGTCCGCGCCAGCGGCCCAAACTCGACGACTTCGTCTCGGGCGGCCGCTCCCGGCCGGGCCGGCGAAGATCGCGGCGGGTGTCGATGTCCTCTCCGGCGGCCGGCTCGAGTTGGGCATCGGCGCAGCCACCCACGCGGTCGGAAGTCTCGCCGAAGCGTGCACGGTCATCCGGCGTTTGCGGACCGAGGCCGAGCCGTTCGACTTCCCCGGCGGCTGTCACCGGCTGACGGGCGCGTTCTGCAACCCCAAACCCGTTCAGCGGCCCCACTCGCTGGTCGTGATCGGCGGACGCGCCGAAGCGGTCGCCGAACATGTCGACCGGTGGAACTTCCCCGTGGCGACATCCAGGAGGCGACCTCGTGCCGCAGGGCGCTGGACCGGCCGCGTGCTGAGATCACCCGATCCATCGTGCTGCCCGTCTCCCGCGACCAGCCCGACCACATCCGGCAGGCAGCCCGCGTCGTCCTCAGCCTGA
- a CDS encoding alpha/beta hydrolase, translating to MTRTHPPFDPELAAALKAVHEHLSPRITPQDIEALRTNPLFAVVDEDLSRNGTVELRDLSVTGPPDGPEIRLLVLRPAGLPPGAPVFYHIHGGGMIIGDRRTGVGEVLDWAVDNGAVVVSVEYRLAPEHPDPAPIEDCYAGLLWTHEHAGEIGGDPDRIIVAGASAGGGLAAGVALLARDRGGPRLLGQLLMCPMLDDRCITPSSQELDGAGIWDATSNLTGWNALLGERRGGDGVSIYTAPARATDLSDLPTSFISVGSVETFRDEDIDYATRLLRAGVQCELHVWPGGFHGFEGMVPHASLSQIASAARAAWVRRLLAVG from the coding sequence ATGACGAGAACGCACCCACCGTTCGATCCTGAGCTTGCCGCAGCGCTGAAGGCGGTGCACGAGCATCTGTCGCCGCGCATCACACCCCAAGACATCGAGGCGCTGCGAACCAATCCGTTGTTCGCGGTCGTGGACGAAGACCTGTCCAGGAACGGGACCGTCGAACTGCGGGACCTCTCCGTAACAGGCCCGCCGGACGGTCCGGAGATTCGGCTGCTCGTGCTACGACCTGCGGGCCTGCCGCCAGGGGCGCCTGTCTTCTACCACATCCACGGCGGCGGCATGATCATCGGCGACCGTCGCACCGGAGTGGGCGAGGTGCTCGATTGGGCGGTCGACAACGGCGCGGTTGTCGTATCCGTGGAGTATCGCCTGGCCCCGGAACACCCCGACCCGGCTCCGATCGAGGACTGCTACGCGGGCTTGCTGTGGACCCACGAACACGCCGGGGAAATCGGCGGCGATCCCGACCGCATCATCGTCGCCGGCGCGAGCGCCGGCGGGGGGCTTGCCGCCGGTGTCGCGCTGCTCGCACGCGATCGCGGTGGGCCGCGGCTGCTCGGGCAACTGCTCATGTGCCCGATGCTCGACGACCGGTGCATCACGCCGAGCAGCCAGGAACTCGACGGCGCGGGCATCTGGGACGCCACCAGCAATCTGACCGGGTGGAACGCCCTGCTGGGCGAGCGCCGAGGTGGCGACGGCGTGAGCATCTACACGGCGCCGGCACGGGCGACCGACCTGTCCGACTTGCCTACGTCGTTCATCAGCGTCGGCTCGGTGGAGACCTTCCGGGACGAGGACATCGACTACGCCACTCGGCTGCTGCGGGCTGGCGTCCAGTGCGAACTGCACGTCTGGCCGGGCGGCTTCCACGGATTCGAGGGCATGGTCCCCCATGCTTCGCTTTCGCAGATCGCGTCCGCGGCCCGGGCAGCCTGGGTCCGGCGGCTGCTGGCCGTGGGCTGA